The following proteins are co-located in the Silene latifolia isolate original U9 population chromosome 1, ASM4854445v1, whole genome shotgun sequence genome:
- the LOC141600855 gene encoding putative protein phosphatase 2C 4 → MGNVAGKLTPCLCPAGGGGLAAAADISRRHDIAVFLNNPLSDEGLGHSFCYIKPDPNPNSSFFSTISGASLSANASTALSTTLLLDASFPFTMERASSFSSSPCFASVPLQPIPRDGFIRSGPIPTVRHSGSVTGSGPIERGFLSGPIERGFMSGPMISGGTKLEKIKAKYKVNKWGSVKGIKDSIVNALWGYNGNFTKGFDNNFVNSESVGKNSCGSQIMSLYDENCDTILEEPTGFQTSNNNNNNNLEYENVQWAEGKAGEDRVQIVVSEEHGWVFVGIYDGFNGPDAPDFLLSNLYCNLHKELSGLCLWNDSGKSELGSVGTSNQSTISKESSCSWCVVDQGEDLRSEGQILELNEKVREKLNQMGMSWSRRTKHSDVLKALSDALRKTEEAYLDIADKMMKENPELSLMGSCVLAMLMIGEDIYLMNVGDSRAVLGRKSSVVDRESFDDFPCLTPLQLTVDHNTYDKEEVQRIKKEHPDDPSAVVNDRVKGSLKVTRAFGAGFLKQPKWNDALLEMFRINYIGTSPYLTTSPSLFHHKLGPSDKFLILSSDGLYQYFTNEEAVSEVQFFMEATPEGDPAQHLIEQVLFRAAKKSGMDFYELLDIPQGERRRYHDDVSIIVISLEGRIWRSSHLLCK, encoded by the exons atgGGCAACGTAGCCGGGAAGTTAACTCCTTGTCTCTGCCCCGCTGGCGGTGGTGGCTTAGCCGCCGCCGCCGACATCTCCCGGCGGCATGACATCGCTGTTTTCCTCAACAACCCGCTTTCGGATGAGGGACTGGGTCACTCTTTCTGTTATATTAAACCCGACCCGAATCCGAATTCGAGTTTTTTCAGTACGATATCCGGCGCATCGTTGAGTGCCAACGCGTCGACAGCGTTATCGACGACGTTATTATTAGATGCGTCGTTTCCGTTCACAATGGAGCGAGCGTCGTCGTTTTCGAGTTCTCCCTGTTTTGCTTCGGTTCCGTTGCAGCCGATTCCAAGAGACGGGTTTATTCGGTCCGGTCCGATACCGACAGTTCGACATTCCGGTTCGGTTACTGGCTCTGGTCCGATTGAGCGTGGGTTTCTTTCGGGTCCGATCGAGCGTGGGTTCATGTCCGGTCCGATGATCAGTGGTGGGACCAAGTTGGAGAAGATTAAAGCTAAGTATAAAGTTAATAAATGGGGTTCTGTTAAAGGGATTAAAGATTCCATTGTTAATGCTCTTTGGGGGTATAATGGTAATTTCACCAAAGGGTTTGATAATAACTTTGTTAATAGTGAAAGTGTTGGTAAGAATAGTTGTGGTAGTCAAATTATGAGTTTATATGATGAAAATTGTGATACAATTCTCGAAGAACCCACGGGCTTTCAAaccagtaataataataataataataatttggagTATGAGAATGTGCAATGGGCAGAAGGCAAAGCAGGAGAAGATAGAGTACAAATTGTTGTATCAGAAGAGCATGGATGGGTGTTTGTTGGGATTTACGACGGGTTTAACGGACCGGATGCGCCGGATTTCCTGTTATCTAATCTGTATTGTAATCTTCATAAGGAGCTAAGTGGGTTGTGTTTATGGAATGATAGTGGGAAATCGGAATTAGGATCGGTTGGGACGTCGAATCAGTCGACAATTTCAAAAGAGTCGAGTTGTTCTTGGTGTGTTGTTGATCAAGGTGAGGATTTAAGGAGTGAAGGTCAAATATTGGAGTTGAATGAGAAAGTTAGGGAGAAACTGAATCAAATGGGGATGAGTTGGTCAAGGAGGACGAAGCATTCGGATGTGTTAAAGGCGCTTTCGGATGCGTTAAGGAAGACTGAGGAAGCGTATTTGGATATTGCTGATAAAATGATGAAGGAAAATCCTGAGCTTTCTTTGATGGGTTCTTGTGTTTTGGCTATGTTGATGATTGGAGAAGATATTTATTTGATGAATGTTGGTGATAGTAGAGCTGTTTTAGGTCGGAAATCGAGTGTTGTTGATCGTGAGTCGTTTGACGATTTCCCTTGTCTTACACCTCTTCAACTTACGGTTGATCACAACACCTATGACAAAGAG GAAGTCCAAAGAATCAAAAAAGAACACCCAGATGATCCTTCTGCTGTCGTGAATGATCGAGTTAAAGGCTCCTTGAAGGTCACTCGAGCTTTTGGAGCTGGGTTTCTTAAGCAG CCAAAATGGAATGATGCATTGTTGGAAATGTTCCGAATCAACTACATTGGTACCTCACCATACCTAACGACATCACCATCACTCTTTCACCATAAACTCGGCCCAAGCGACAAATTCCTAATCCTATCCTCAGACGGACTTTATCAATACTTCACAAACGAAGAAGCTGTCTCTGAAGTTCAGTTCTTCATGGAAGCGACACCAGAAGGAGACCCTGCACAACACCTTATAGAACAAGTTCTCTTTCGGGCAGCTAAGAAATCCGGCATGGATTTCTACGAGTTGCTCGACATTCCACAAGGTGAACGCCGAAGGTACCATGATGACGTGTCCATCATTGTCATTTCTTTAGAAGGAAGAATATGGCGTTCATCTCATCTTCTGTGTAAATAG